In a genomic window of Rhopalosiphum maidis isolate BTI-1 chromosome 4, ASM367621v3, whole genome shotgun sequence:
- the LOC113549536 gene encoding leucine-rich PPR motif-containing protein, mitochondrial produces the protein MSVLIQCSKHIRTAYNLSRHRISNTLISNTNSHISHKKFSETNNASISYCNTNILPNRSFFSSAIHQNTSTKKIDDYIKKLDFDLRRMGRISKREIEEILNEILISKTATPSQSLMVLRCCGSLVPDELPQNRTILVQKIWRAINEIGVPLDISHYNTLLKVYLENNYAFSPTEFLEDLEKKGITPNRVTFQHLITGYCQNGDIAGASRILEYMRDKDLPINKIVFNALVMGHSQNSDMESAEGVLNVMKESNLEPTSDTYTLLASGYAKNGDIAKVVDVLDTCDNKEIYLSDKEYLDIVYSLAVNGHGDKIEQIMTRISKSSGYNQDAINCIYKLVTTGQEEIAFKIFDTMTKPLKADGTSPPIGRFLIGHLTKVNSSLDNVIGFCKKLVAEGSNSKAFEIATELALKNGSTDIALGMFKYLKENDHPIKQHYFWPIFVAKNKQNDLQGLKDVLSIMVKEYELNPNIDTLRYYILPAIFKNDNDGAKIINELQLLGIPTGTTTHSVVLYLLSEKKIRLAADIAATSRAFYVPSLIRRPLVNAFLAGNDITSFIVLLQQICNGFSRYSLVTTPELSKQEKFDKNSIHTEEQITEMREFISQVLIDIVRNLKLTPGVVEIIHELLENMYGKGLGINAYASEQVQNHLQGKLTFEITSLLENLTDSNLVIKAGLSVKPGGYTSSNVDENTLEKIINKAEASGESKNGTKRQLLNLYCKNNNLEKASAFKDKLVAEGFSIPPGSMFLLIDLYLNHNKLAEAKQIFHEIKTSNPEFTMDKFKVIKMAEVIAKSDGVEDAIDFLSSFKQFDDSTEFTSFQHANICWKLLNTVAETGNVENLQKIFDLIINNNIISVSNILLGPLIKVHIVNNNIKGALEKFEWCCKTYRCTPWKNELALKFIQAEDAISLQVLTDLSTTVHGEVNSLYDLMFAFIECGRVKQARKILETPGLRTRQDRINSACAKYGSENAEESLIRLLEVTKNIGQFDRTNIFNELLQIYSKNNKVEEAMSLWTQMQEEDCQPSEYFMWSLSELLKKNELEVPFTVKKPKDKVLVVPSDVNKSLSSELELCIKNNNITQALALRKTMYSKGFSINTSSESKIIELLIREKRLKEAFEIAKGMLESSRPITKNILAFLVKNLSEAGHIESLEYLSSKVTKVMSNKLNLNNKIFNAYQSNGNVNDLIARLEAGIDENINDTEKLSEFIKNVPGGNLVNILNSDSSFIPIIEKLHTKVSPLGYKVFANSLWSHFMLNKKFDEAITIAKEFENEKFVQYRQLLSDVRTNNNIELGYKLLEILPNFKEINHSANLGIVYSAIIDSYVNQGNVIEASKVLDKALEKITLGDINKSAILRIKKNLESQGKTFKYNIDNLENKTNFKNSNTHSDDSSDSSDDEKVAKV, from the exons atGTCTGTTTTAATACAGTGCTCTAAGCACATTCGTACCGCTTACAATTTAAGCCGTCATAGGATTAGCAACACTCTAATATCAAATACGAATTCTCATATTTCCCATAAGAAATTTTCAGAAACCAATAATGCAAGTATTTCATATTGCAATACCAATATACTTCCAAATCG GTCATTTTTCTCATCAGCTATTCATCAAAACACCTCAACCAAAAAAAtcgatgattatattaaaaaacttgattttgatttaagaCGAATGGGTCGTATATCGAAAAGAGAAATTGAAgagattttaaatgaaattctGATTTCTA aaactgCCACTCCATCGCAGTCTTTAATGGTTCTTCGATGTTGTGGTAGCTTGGTGCCTGATGAATTACCTCAAAATCGAACAATActtgttcaaaaaatatggCGAGCTATAAATGAAATTG gtgtTCCTCTGGACATAAGTCATTACAACACATTGCTGAAAGTatatttggaaaataattatgcattcTCTCCAACTGAATTTTTAGaagatttggaaaaaaaaggtATTACACCTAATCGTGTAACTTTTCAACACTTAATAACAGGCTATTGTCAAAATGGTGATATTGCTGGTGCTAGTcgtatattagaatatatgcGTGATAAAGATCTaccaataaacaaaatagttttcaatgcCTTAGTCATGGGTCATTCacaaaatag cgATATGGAGAGTGCTGAAggtgttttaaatgttatgaaaGAATCAAATCTAGAACCCACATcagatacatatacattattagcTTCAGGGTATGCCAAAAATGGTGATATTGCCAAAGTAGTTGACGTTTTGGACACTTGtgataataaagaaatttatttaagtgatAAAGAATATCttgatattgtatattcatTGGCTGTCAATGGTCATGGTGATAAAATCGAACaa ataatgacTAGAATTTCAAAATCGTCTGGATATAATCAAGAtgctattaattgtatttataaattagtgaCTACTGGCCAAGAGgaaattgcatttaaaatatttgatacaatGACAAAACCACTAAAGGCTGATGGAACTTCCCCACCAATTGGTCGCTTCTTGATTGGCCATCTTACAAAAGTTAATAGT tctcTGGATAATGTGATTGGGTTTTGCAAGAAATTAGTAGCTGAAGGGTCAAATTCTAAAGCATTTGAAATTGCAACTGAATTAGCGCTGAAGAATGGATCAACTGATATAGCATTAGGCATGTTCAAGTATCTAAAAGAAAATGATCATCCTATTAAACAACATTACTTTTGGCCAATTTTTGttgctaaaaataaacaaaatgatttgcaag gATTAAAAGATGTGCTGAGCATTATGGTTAAGGAGTATGAATTAAACCCTAATATTGATACCCttcggtattatattttaccagcaatatttaaaaatgacaatGATGGagcaaaaatcattaatgaatTACAATTGTTAGGTATACCAACAGGCACAACTACACATTCAGTAGttttgtatttactgtctGAAAAGAAGATTCGTCTAGCAGCAGACATTG ctGCTACTAGTCGTGCATTCTACGTCCCTTCTTTAATTCGTCGTCCATTAGTTAATGCATTTTTGGCTGGTAATGATATAAcatcatttattgtattactcCAACAAATATGCAATGGATTTTCAAGATATTCTCTTGTTACTACCCCTGAATTGtcaaaacaagaaaaatttgataaaaattctatTCATACAGAAGAACAAATAACTGAAATGCGAGAATTCATCAGTCAAGTTCTAATTGATATTGTTCGAAATTTAAAACTGACTCCAGGGGTTGTGGAAATCATTCATGAATTATTagaa aaCATGTATGGTAAAGGCTTGGGAATTAATGCTTATGCATCAGAACAAGTACAAAATCATCTACAAGGAAAATTAACTTTTGAAATAACAagtttattagaaaatttaacagattctaatttagtaattaaagcAGGATTGAGCGTCAAGCCAGGTGGTTATACATCATCTAATGTA gatgaaaatacattggaaaaaataattaataaagcagAAGCCTCAGGTGAATCTAAAAACGGAACTAAAAGacaattgttaaatttgtattgtaaaaataacaatttagaaAAAGCTTCTGCATTTAAAGAT aaATTAGTAGCTGAAGGATTTAGTATTCCACCTGGGTCaatgtttttacttattgatctgtatttaaatcacaataaacTGGCCGaagcaaaacaaatttttcatgaaataaaaactagtAATCCTGAATTTACTATGGACAAATTTAAGGTGATCAAAATGGCCGAAGTAATAGCTAAATCGGATGGTGTTGAAG atGCTATAGATTTTCTGTCttcatttaaacaatttgatgATAGTACTGAGTTTACATCATTTCAACATGCCAATATTTGTTGGAAGTTATTAAATACTGTAGCTGAAACTGGCAATGTAGAAaatcttcaaaaaatatttgatttaattatcaataacaacattatatcTGTATCAAATATACTTTTAGGACCATtaataaaagttcatattgtcaa CAACAATATTAAAGGAGCTTTGGAGAAATTTGAATGGTGTTGTAAAACATACAGATGTACTCCATGGAAAAATGAATTAGCTTTGAAATTTATTCAAGCGGAAGATGCTATTTCTTTGCAAGTGTTAACTGATTTGAGTACTACTGTACACGGTGAAGTAAATTCGTTGTATGATCTTATGTTTGCATTTATTGAATGTGGCCGTGTAAAACAAGCTCGTAAAATTTTAGag actcCAGGATTACGAACTAGACAAGATCGTATTAATTCTGCTTGTGCTAAATATGGATCTGAGAATGCTGAAGAATCTCTCATTCGATTGCTGGAGGTCACAAAAAACATTGGTCAATTTGACAggactaatatatttaatgaacttCTACAGATATACA gtaaaaataataaagtcgaAGAAGCAATGTCTCTTTGGACTCAAATGCAGGAAGAAGATTGCCAACCATCAGAATATTTCATGTGGTCTTTAAGCGagcttttaaagaaaaatgaacTTGAAGTTCCTTTCACAGTTAAGAAACCAAAAGATAAAGTTCTAGTTGTCCCTAGTGAtgttaataaaagtttatcttCTGAACTTgagttatgtataaaaaataataacattactcAAGCTCTTGCGTTGCGCAAAACTATGTATTCTAAAGGATTTAGTATTAACACATCAAGTGAATCTAAAATCATTGAGTTGTTAATACgtgaaaaaagattaaaagaaGCATTCGAAATTGCAAAAGGCATGTTAGAAAGTAGTAGgccaataacaaaaaatatattagcttTCTTGGTAAAAAACCTTTCAGAAGCTGGCCATATAGAAAGTTTGGAATATCTAAGTTCAAAAGTGACTAAG gttatgagcaataaattgaatttgaataacaaaatatttaacgcTTATCAATCAAATGGTAATGTTAACGATCTAATAGCTCGTTTAGAAGCTGGtattgatgaaaatataaatgatacagAAAAATTATCTGAATTTATAAAGAATGTTCCAGGTGGTAATTTAGTGAACATCTTAAATAGTGACTCATCATTCATACCAATaa ttgaaaaattaCATACCAAAGTATCACCACTTGGTTATAAGGTCTTTGCAAATAGTTTGTGGTCTCATTTcatgttgaataaaaaatttgatgaaGCTATTACCATCGCcaaagaatttgaaaatgagAAGTTTGTTCAGTATCGACAATTATTATCAGATGTTcgtacaaataacaatattgagtTGGGTTATAAACTCTTAGAAATATTACCCAATTTTAAGGAAATCAATCACAGTGCAAATCTTGGAATAGTTTATAGTGCTATTATAGATTCTTATG ttaatcaAGGCAATGTCATTGAAGCCAGCAAAGTATTAGACAAGGCTTTAGAGAAAATTACACTTGGAGACATTAATAAGTCAGCtatattaagaattaaaaaaaatcttgagtCCCAaggaaaaacatttaaatacaatattgataatttagaaaacaaG acaaacTTCAAGAATTCAAATACTCACAGTGATGATTCCAGTGATTCATCTGACGATGAAAAAGTAGCAAAAgtctaa